One genomic window of Rhizomicrobium sp. includes the following:
- a CDS encoding response regulator: protein MSGGAFDHLKALVVEDNQHMRMLLRSLLNALGIATVFEATNGADAFVLLRDKQPDIILSDLSMKPMDGLDFAREVRTSKNSPNPYIPIIMVTGHTERHRIEAARDAGVTEVLAKPITAAHLFQRIGEIVDRPRPFVKAADYFGPDRRRHAVEDYAGPFRRREDFENDLAVR, encoded by the coding sequence ATGTCCGGGGGGGCATTCGATCACTTAAAGGCGCTGGTCGTCGAGGACAATCAGCATATGCGCATGCTGCTGCGTTCGCTGCTGAACGCGCTCGGCATCGCGACCGTGTTCGAGGCGACGAACGGCGCGGACGCCTTCGTGCTCCTGCGCGACAAGCAGCCCGACATCATCCTTTCGGATCTGTCGATGAAGCCGATGGACGGGCTCGACTTCGCGCGCGAGGTGCGCACCTCCAAGAACAGCCCCAATCCCTACATCCCGATCATCATGGTGACCGGCCACACCGAACGCCACCGCATCGAGGCGGCGCGCGACGCGGGCGTGACCGAAGTGCTGGCCAAGCCGATCACCGCGGCCCATCTGTTCCAGCGCATCGGCGAGATCGTCGACCGGCCGCGGCCCTTCGTGAAGGCGGCGGACTATTTCGGGCCCGACCGCCGCCGCCATGCGGTGGAGGATTATGCCGGGCCGTTCCGCCGCCGCGAAGACTTCGAAAACGACCTGGCGGTCCGCTGA
- a CDS encoding NUDIX domain-containing protein yields MTVRALIAPVAFGAHAFVVDEAGRVGLVRHSYRPGWSLPGGGVARGEPAAAAVLRELGEELGDVRGDPPVFFGLYTRRRGWATNVIALYRVANARVVFRPNLEVRELIFVDPEAPPPGTAPGTRRRLAEFTGKAPLNPYW; encoded by the coding sequence ATGACCGTCCGGGCGCTGATCGCGCCCGTCGCGTTCGGGGCGCACGCCTTTGTGGTCGACGAAGCCGGCCGTGTCGGCCTGGTGCGCCATTCCTACCGGCCCGGCTGGTCGCTGCCGGGCGGCGGGGTCGCGCGCGGCGAGCCGGCCGCCGCCGCCGTTTTGCGCGAGCTCGGCGAGGAACTGGGCGACGTCCGCGGCGATCCGCCCGTGTTTTTCGGGCTTTACACGCGGCGCCGCGGATGGGCGACCAACGTGATCGCGCTCTATCGGGTGGCGAACGCCCGGGTTGTGTTCCGGCCGAACCTCGAGGTCCGCGAGCTCATTTTCGTCGATCCCGAAGCGCCGCCGCCGGGAACCGCGCCGGGAACCCGGCGGCGCCTCGCCGAATTCACCGGCAAGGCGCCGCTCAACCCATATTGGTGA
- a CDS encoding SDR family NAD(P)-dependent oxidoreductase, with amino-acid sequence MGVLEGKVVLVTGGANGIGKECALLAAKEGAAVVVNDLGGAVAGGDEGSARPAEQVAQEIRKSGGRAVSNSDSVTNRKGVAHMIEQALDAFKGLHAVINPAGILRDTMFHKMSDADWDMVVDVHLNGAYNVTRATINHFREQNEGSYVLFTSTSGLIGNIGQANYAAVKMGVVGLSRIIAMEGAAKNVRSNTIAPFAWSRMIATIPVKDEASAKRVERMKNHMRADQVAQLAVSLASPACKEVSGQIFTARGNEIFLMSQPRPVRGLGKIEGWTPATIADHCMAAMKPSFTDLLPTTGTFGWDPV; translated from the coding sequence ATGGGCGTACTCGAAGGCAAGGTCGTTCTGGTGACGGGCGGCGCCAACGGTATCGGCAAGGAATGCGCGCTGCTCGCGGCAAAAGAGGGTGCGGCGGTGGTGGTCAACGACCTGGGCGGCGCGGTGGCGGGCGGCGACGAAGGCTCGGCCAGGCCGGCGGAACAGGTCGCCCAGGAGATCCGCAAGAGCGGCGGACGCGCGGTGTCGAACTCCGACAGCGTGACCAACCGCAAGGGCGTCGCGCACATGATCGAACAGGCGCTGGACGCGTTCAAAGGCCTGCACGCGGTGATCAATCCCGCCGGCATCCTGCGCGACACCATGTTCCACAAGATGAGCGACGCCGACTGGGACATGGTGGTCGATGTCCACCTGAACGGCGCCTATAACGTGACGCGCGCCACGATCAATCATTTCCGCGAGCAGAACGAAGGCTCCTATGTCCTGTTCACCTCGACCTCCGGGCTGATCGGCAATATCGGCCAGGCGAACTATGCCGCGGTGAAGATGGGCGTGGTCGGCCTGTCGCGCATCATCGCGATGGAGGGCGCGGCCAAGAACGTGCGCTCCAACACCATCGCGCCGTTCGCCTGGTCGCGCATGATCGCGACCATCCCGGTGAAGGACGAGGCCTCGGCCAAGCGCGTCGAGCGGATGAAGAACCATATGCGCGCCGACCAGGTGGCGCAGCTCGCCGTGTCGCTCGCCTCGCCGGCGTGCAAGGAGGTCAGCGGCCAGATCTTCACCGCGCGCGGCAACGAGATCTTCCTGATGAGCCAACCGCGCCCGGTGCGCGGCCTGGGCAAGATCGAAGGCTGGACGCCGGCGACGATCGCCGACCACTGCATGGCGGCGATGAAGCCGAGCTTCACCGACCTTCTGCCGACCACGGGCACGTTCGGGTGGGATCCGGTGTGA
- a CDS encoding N-acetyltransferase yields the protein MSDASEPTWTIRPERPEDAPLVEALNEAAFGPGRFAKSAYRLREGVGQVASLAFVAIEDAQLRGSVRFWPVMIGGHKALMLGPLAVEAKERGRGIGVALMERALDEARKRGHEVVILVGDEPYYARVGFSKLPPGRIRFPGPVDQSRILGLSLKPGAALNLSGEVRRAKLDEAVCADGAGVG from the coding sequence TTGAGCGACGCAAGCGAACCCACCTGGACGATCCGGCCGGAGCGGCCCGAGGACGCGCCCCTGGTCGAGGCGTTGAACGAAGCGGCGTTCGGTCCGGGGCGTTTCGCGAAATCGGCCTATCGGCTGCGCGAAGGCGTCGGCCAGGTCGCGTCGCTCGCCTTCGTCGCCATCGAGGACGCGCAGTTGCGCGGTTCGGTGCGCTTCTGGCCGGTGATGATCGGCGGCCACAAGGCGCTGATGCTGGGCCCGCTCGCGGTCGAGGCGAAAGAGCGCGGCCGCGGCATCGGCGTGGCGCTGATGGAACGCGCGCTGGACGAAGCCAGGAAACGCGGCCACGAAGTGGTGATCCTGGTGGGCGACGAGCCCTATTACGCGCGTGTCGGCTTTTCGAAGCTTCCGCCGGGCCGCATCCGCTTTCCGGGGCCGGTGGACCAGTCGCGCATTCTGGGCTTGTCGCTGAAGCCCGGCGCCGCGCTGAATCTTTCCGGCGAAGTCCGCCGCGCCAAACTCGACGAAGCCGTCTGCGCCGACGGTGCTGGGGTGGGGTAG